In Engraulis encrasicolus isolate BLACKSEA-1 chromosome 15, IST_EnEncr_1.0, whole genome shotgun sequence, the following proteins share a genomic window:
- the si:dkey-14d8.1 gene encoding zinc finger protein 37, whose product MASEEHMKTFTSLPFSSLRLLVSPLRLMSAFMWQVAEHHSVGHYEKLEEFITLVSTAAPEYFNLTEVTKLIIQLRTRMVLECYRAESPVAAIINTHLGMLINLKQSCRDEEAVKYLDDFLTLIQTVLENPSSRQHYFQTVFPELYGPEYEAALESMVLEFLSRVEELLPSPDLRQTALWLRTAPSDLEDCSQVLVPPEDLMNLLKLHSTEHIVEEALEESAIAAPPASSFEEEVMVITMPTSPGVITESYVIASDAHEVVDCDETQGFESVEYVSEEEASPEQAGPCEEMVVAGSIQDSENHAGEGQPEPVSQQTSQEIYVVQSSDHSSGEGQAESDSQQVSQEIYVVQNSEHHSSCEVEGEILSQHANQEMYVLQNSGDHSCDGLPESVSQQAGEEIYVIQQPSTVVEKPPSPSPSPSPSSTVYVISSPIARRRSAGKREATPLSVEKWVSQIGKVIPLPFLPCLPKSSIPRVRSARKSRARTPRSDDTQDKEHSANTTIEDGTDESQASQATSIDEYMCEHCGKSFPYRCLLDDHARIHTDPRQFQCPVCGKSFRSRSFLAIHEKIHSNVRPFSCNICNKAFRKRADVIKHHLVHTGEKPYKCPVCGKGFTQRSYLKIHQSCHSSEHNFPCPHCEKSFPTAFKLRMHERYHTMERPHHCSKCGKSFIHLSMLKRHMGYHNGKRQYLCSLCGKAFVYLFDLTKHQRLHEKPKQSMPCTLCDKIFTSPEGLRCHMRIHTGEQPYQCQECGKSFTQQGNMRRHLRVHTGERPFSCIICNKSFKHSSHLKDHSHIHTGAWPYQCGDCGKTFRFPGPLKKHQRSHTDPQESRRSGRRKQESL is encoded by the exons ATGGCGTCTGAAGAGCATATGAAAACTT TCACCTCCCTGCCCTTCTCCTCCCTGCGACTTCTGGTGTCTCCCCTGCGCCTGATGTCAGCCTTTATGTGGCAGGTGGCGGAGCACCACAGCGTTGGCCACTATGAGAAACTGGAGGAGTTCATTACTCTGGTCTCGACTGCTGCCCCCGAGTACTTTAACCTGACAGAGGTCACAAAGCTTATTATTCAGCTCCGAACAAGG ATGGTCTTGGAATGTTATCGTGCTGAGAGTCCAGTGGCAGCGATCATCAACACTCACCTTGGGATGTTGATCAACCTGAAGCAGTCG TGCAGAGACGAAGAGGCCGTGAAGTACTTGGATGACTTCCTAACGCTCATTCAAACCGTTCTGGAAAATCCATCCTCAAGACAGCATTACTTCCAG ACAGTGTTTCCTGAGCTGTATGGTCCAGAGTATGAGGCAGCGCTGGAGAGTATGGTCCTGGAGTTCCTGTCCAGAGTGGAGGAGCTGCTGCCATCGCCAGATTTGAGACAG ACAGCATTGTGGCTCCGCACTGCCCCCAGTGATTTGGAGGACTGCTCCCAGGTCCTCGTGCCTCCTGAAGACTTGATGAACCTTCTCAAGCTTCACAGCACTGAGCATATCGTGGAGGAAGCTCTTGAAGAATCAGCCATAG CGGCTCCTCCTGCCTCTTCTTTCGAGGAGGAAGTCATGGTCATCACTATGCCGACCAGTCCAGGAGTAATCACCGAGAGCTATGTGATCGCCAGCGATGCTCACGAGGTGGTCGACTGCGATGAGACACAGGGGTTTGAGAGCGTGGAGTACGTATCGGAAGAGGAGGCCAGTCCCGAACAAGCTGGTCCCTGTGAGGAGATGGTTGTAGCAGGCAGCATCCAGGACTCTGAAAACCATGCGGGCGAAGGCCAACCTGAGCCCGTCAGCCAGCAGACCAGCCAAGAGATCTATGTGGTGCAGAGCTCTGACCACTCGTCGGGCGAAGGCCAAGCCGAGTCTGACAGCCAGCAGGTCAGCCAGGAGATCTACGTGGTGCAGAACTCTGAGCACCACTCGTCATGTGAAGTCGAGGGCGAGATCTTGAGCCAACATGCAAACCAGGAGATGTACGTCTTGCAGAACTCTGGGGACCACTCGTGCGATGGCCTGCCAGAATCCGTGAGCCAACAGGCCGGCGAGGAGATCTACGTCATCCAGCAGCCCTCGACAGTTGTGGAAAAGcccccctcgccctcgccctcaccATCACCGTCTTCCACTGTGTATGTGATCAGCAGCCCCATTGCCAGACGCCGCTCAGCAGGGAAGAGAGAGGCCACGCCGTTGAGTGTGGAAAAATGGGTGTCCCAAATAGGCAAAGTGAtccctcttcctttccttccGTGCCTCCCGAAATCAAGCATTCCTCGCGTGAGGTCTGCCCGTAAGTCCCGGGCTCGGACGCCACGCTCAGACGATACCCAGGACAAAGAACATTCCGCAAACACGACCATCGAAGACGGCACGGATGAGTCCCAGGCGAGCCAAGCAACGTCCATTGACGAATACATGTGCGAGCACTGCGGCAAGAGCTTTCCATACCGCTGCTTGTTGGACGACCACGCGCGCATCCACACGGACCCGAGGCAGTTCCAGTGCCCCGTGTGCGGCAAGTCCTTCCGCTCCCGCAGCTTCCTAGCCATCCACGAGAAGATCCACTCCAACGTGCGGCCGTTCAGCTGCAACATCTGCAACAAGGCCTTCCGGAAGCGCGCGGACGTGATCAAGCACCACCTGGtgcacacaggagagaaaccgTACAAGTGCCCGGTGTGCGGCAAAGGCTTCACGCAGCGCTCCTACCTGAAGATCCACCAGTCCTGCCACTCCTCCGAGCACAACTTCCCGTGCCCGCACTGCGAGAAGAGCTTCCCCACGGCCTTCAAGCTCCGCATGCACGAGCGCTACCACACCATGGAGCGGCCGCACCACTGCTCCAAGTGCGGCAAGAGCTTCATCCACCTCTCCATGCTGAAGCGGCACATGGGCTACCACAACGGCAAGCGCCAGTACCTCTGCTCGCTGTGTGGCAAGGCCTTCGTCTACCTGTTTGACCTCACCAAGCACCAGCGGCTGCACGAGAAGCCCAAGCAGTCCATGCCCTGCACGCTGTGCGACAAGATCTTCACCAGCCCCGAGGGCCTGCGCTGCCACATGCGCATCCACACGGGCGAGCAGCCGTACCAGTGCCAGGAGTGCGGCAAGTCCTTCACGCAGCAGGGCAACATGCGGAGGCACCTGCGTGTGCACACTGGCGAGCGGCCCTTCAGCTGCATCATCTGCAACAAGAGCTTCAAGCACTCCTCGCACCTGAAGGACCACTCGCACATCCACACCGGCGCCTGGCCCTACCAGTGCGGCGACTGTGGCAAGACGTTTCGCTTCCCGGGGCCCCTGAAGAAGCACCAGCGCTCCCACACTGACCCACAGGAGTCACGGCGCAGCGGTCGCCGCAAACAGGAATCCCTGTAA
- the zgc:64002 gene encoding nicotinamide N-methyltransferase, whose product MESVQNFTEAEFYEATFDSRAYIDTFYSHPGGHEGENYLLFVLQQLSGTFCSGKYKGQRLVEVGSAASIHCVISACAHFDQIIMSDFAESNRQELSRWLRKEPGCFDWGPVIRQVGQMESGRNPVQVEDLLRARVKSVVKCDVRLENPFHPSTLEPADCVITSLCLEAACKDLPSYRASLGNVTSVLRPGGALVITGALGETFYIVAGQRFSCLHLTSDDVKKALEDLQFSIVEFNILKWDSEQVNHVSDFDAMFYCVAVKSI is encoded by the exons ATGGAGAGCGTTCAGAATTTTACTGAAGCAGAATTTTACGAGGCCACCTTCGACTCAAGGGCATATATCGATACTTTCTATTCACATCCTGGAGGCCACGAAGGTGAAAACTatcttttatttgttttacaACAACTGAGTGGGACGTTTTGTTCAG GAAAATACAAAGGCCAGAGACTCGTAGAAGTTGGATCTGCCGCCTCGATTCACTGCGTAATCAGTGCCTGCGCGCACTTTGACCAAATCATCATGTCAGATTTCGCGGAAAGCAATCGTCAGGAGCTCAGCCGATGGCTCAGAAAGGAGCCTGGTTGTTTCGACTGGGGTCCAGTAATTCGTCAGGTTGGTCAAATGGAGAGTGGAAG aAACCCAGTGCAGGTTGAGGACCTCCTTCGTGCAAGAGTGAAAAGCGTGGTGAAGTGCGATGTCCGCCTGGAAAACCCTTTCCACCCTTCGACACTAGAGCCGGCAGATTGCGTGATCACCTCTTTATGTTTGGAAGCGGCTTGTAAGGATTTGCCATCCTACCGTGCATCTCTGGGTAACGTCACATCGGTCCTGAGACCAGGAGGGGCGCTGGTGATTACTGGTGCGCTTGGGGAGACCTTTTACATTGTTGCTGGGCAACGGTTCTCCTGTCTCCATTTGACCAGCGACGATGTCAAGAAGGCACTGGAGGATCTACAGTTCTCCATCGTGGAGTTTAACATTTTGAAATGGGACTCTGAGCAAGTGAATCATGTGTCAGATTTTGACGCCATGTTTTACTGTGTTGCTGTGAAGTCCATTTGA
- the LOC134463661 gene encoding immunoglobulin kappa light chain-like: MAQIKCILCLTGSRGQYTVTQTPAVLSATPGQTVTLNCKVSTDVYYHSSYGHYLHWYHQVSAEPPKLLIKYVNQRQSGTPSRFTGSGSGSDFTLTISGVQAEDEGIYYCQSFHYPGRVVSLWYTFGSGTRLAVGTDTRPTLTVLPPSGQELSSAKGTATLLCLADGGFPSNWALGWKVDGSSRSGLATDPAPSAKTGLYSWSSTLSLTSAEWGKGVSVTCEATQGSQTAVTTVIKGGECS, encoded by the exons ATGGCTCAGATTAAATGTATTCTGTGTTTGACAGGATCCAGAGGACAGTACACTGTGACTCAGACTCCTGCAGTATTGTCTGCTACTCCTGGACAAACTGTCACTCTGAACTGTAAAGTCAGCACTGATGTCTACTACCACTCCTCATATGGTCACTATCTGCACTGGTACCATCAGGTATCTGCAGAGCCTCCTAAACTCCTGATTAAATATGTGAACCAACGCCAGTCTGGCACTCCATCTAGATTTACTGGTAGTGGATCTGGAAGTGATttcactctgaccatcagtgGAGTTCAGGCTGAAGATGAAGGAATTTACTACTGTCAGAGTTTCCACTATCCTGGAA GGGTTGTATCACTGTGGTACACGTTTGGAAGCGGCACTAGACTTGCTGTtggaa CCGACACCCGTCCCACGCTGACCGTCCTGCCCCCGTCCGGCCAAGAGCTGTCCTCAGCCAAGGGCACGGCCACGCTGCTGTGCCTGGCCGACGGTGGCTTCCCCTCCAACTGGGCGCTGGGCTGGAAGGTGGACGGCAGCAGCAGGAGTGGCTTAGCTACCGACCCGGCGCCCTCAGCCAAGACCGGGctgtacagctggagcagcaccctGTCCCTGACCTCCGCCGAGTGGGGTAAGGGCGTCTCCGTGACCTGCGAAGCCACCCAGGGCTCCCAAACTGCTGTCACCACGGTCATCAAGGGAGGCGAATGTTCTTAG